A genomic window from Micromonospora sp. WMMA1947 includes:
- a CDS encoding phage tail protein: MPTTATPQPGAPVDPYRAYHFKLLINGITNGHFTEVSGFEVAIPALSYREAGNERIRAVPGQVEYAPVTLHFGLTSSRELWDWVNAAAKGTVNRRNVSVVLLDPAGTAEVLRWNMINAWPTRWRGAHLNTLSQEIAIEALTLAYEGLELEAGGAAAPATT; the protein is encoded by the coding sequence ATGCCCACCACTGCCACGCCGCAGCCGGGCGCACCGGTCGACCCGTACCGGGCGTACCACTTCAAGCTGCTCATCAACGGCATCACCAACGGGCACTTCACCGAGGTCAGCGGCTTCGAGGTGGCGATACCGGCGCTGTCGTACCGGGAGGCGGGCAACGAGCGCATCCGGGCCGTGCCCGGCCAGGTCGAGTACGCCCCGGTCACCCTCCACTTCGGCCTGACCAGCTCCCGCGAGCTGTGGGACTGGGTGAACGCGGCGGCCAAGGGCACCGTGAACCGGCGCAACGTGTCGGTGGTGCTGCTGGACCCGGCCGGCACCGCCGAGGTGCTGCGCTGGAACATGATCAACGCGTGGCCGACCCGGTGGCGGGGCGCGCACCTGAACACCCTGTCGCAGGAGATCGCCATCGAGGCGCTTACCTTGGCGTACGAGGGCCTGGAACTGGAGGCCGGCGGTGCCGCCGCCCCGGCGACCACGTGA
- a CDS encoding phage tail sheath subtilisin-like domain-containing protein, whose product MPTYFSPGIYVEEVPSGARPIGPVGMSTAAFVGIAPDRGAHVGEALAVNSWTEFLRLYADGEHLESTPLARAVFGFLDNGGTRCWVVNVGEGGRLTGTGGRRGGLELLEAIDEISIVAAPGYHDPVSHEALISMAERLRTMVAICDPPPEVTDVSRLTRVATPGKPPKPASSGSAASPDKPAEGTPGDADDEPPGTGGDRPRQSDFAAFYFPWIRVRDPLSGDLVLTPPSGHVAGIWARTDALRGVHKAPANEPVRGAVDLAYRVTRPEHDVLNPKGVNVIRFFAGEGIRLWGARTLAAEASEWRYLNVRRLSISIEQAIANGTRWMVFEPNDFTLWRSIRRDIGAFLTRVWRDGALLGRTPEEAFFVKCDEETNPADVRDAGMVVAHIGIAVVKPAEFVVFKLSQWAGGTETETIGG is encoded by the coding sequence ATGCCCACCTACTTCTCCCCCGGCATCTACGTCGAGGAGGTGCCCAGCGGGGCCCGCCCGATCGGGCCGGTCGGCATGAGCACCGCCGCGTTCGTCGGGATCGCGCCCGACCGCGGCGCCCACGTCGGCGAGGCGCTGGCGGTGAACAGCTGGACCGAGTTCCTGCGGCTGTACGCCGACGGCGAGCACCTGGAGAGCACGCCGCTGGCCCGGGCCGTGTTCGGTTTCCTGGACAACGGCGGCACCCGCTGCTGGGTCGTCAACGTCGGCGAGGGCGGCCGGCTCACCGGCACCGGCGGGCGGCGCGGCGGCCTGGAACTGCTGGAGGCGATCGACGAGATCTCCATAGTGGCCGCGCCCGGCTACCACGACCCGGTCTCGCACGAGGCCCTGATCAGCATGGCCGAGCGGCTGCGCACCATGGTCGCGATCTGCGACCCGCCGCCGGAGGTCACCGACGTCTCGCGGCTCACCCGCGTCGCCACGCCGGGCAAGCCGCCCAAGCCCGCGTCGTCCGGGTCGGCCGCGTCGCCCGACAAACCCGCCGAGGGTACGCCGGGCGACGCCGACGACGAACCGCCCGGCACCGGCGGTGACCGGCCTCGGCAGTCGGACTTCGCCGCCTTCTACTTCCCCTGGATCCGGGTCCGCGACCCGCTCAGCGGCGACCTCGTGCTCACCCCGCCGAGCGGGCACGTCGCCGGCATCTGGGCCCGCACCGACGCGCTGCGGGGCGTGCACAAGGCGCCCGCCAACGAGCCGGTACGCGGCGCCGTCGACCTCGCGTACCGGGTGACCCGGCCGGAGCACGACGTGCTCAACCCCAAGGGCGTCAACGTGATCCGGTTCTTCGCCGGTGAGGGCATCCGGCTGTGGGGGGCCCGGACGCTCGCCGCCGAGGCCAGCGAGTGGCGCTACCTGAACGTGCGGCGGCTGTCCATCTCCATCGAGCAGGCCATCGCCAACGGCACCCGGTGGATGGTGTTCGAGCCGAACGACTTCACGCTGTGGCGCTCGATCCGCCGGGACATCGGCGCGTTCCTCACCCGGGTGTGGCGCGACGGCGCGCTGCTCGGCCGGACGCCCGAGGAGGCGTTCTTCGTCAAGTGCGACGAGGAGACCAACCCGGCCGACGTCCGTGACGCCGGAATGGTGGTGGCCCACATCGGCATCGCGGTGGTCAAGCCCGCGGAGTTCGTGGTGTTCAAGCTGAGCCAGTGGGCCGGCGGCACCGAGACCGAGACGATCGGAGGCTGA
- a CDS encoding phage baseplate assembly protein V, which produces MSRAALVTVDGRPLADPARLRGIRVAARLDRPAQCELTLTAAPGAGPLDPPVRPGATVDVRLDGQAEALFTGEVTAVEREYAGDGAALARIRAYDPLHRLRKRQELRVFESVTAAELAADLCAGLGLSVAAEDDGPRLDRLLQHRHTDLDLLCEVAGRAGLHLGVDGDRLRLFTLDGYGEPLPLTLGETVHALRVTENLDRAGAECAVLGWHPQRAEPLSQRADEARSGRRIPLRPDPGDVGADGVRTAVDQPGRSDDELAALAQAGLDTRVAALVTAEGTAEGDPALRPGRRIALAGVPEPLAGVYVLTEVVHTVDADGHLSRFSTAPPGPPPTATPPAATVTLGTVTDVDDPDGLGRARVTLPAYGDLDAGWLAVLCPGAGRGKGIVALPDPDDTVLVALPGGEPASGVVLGSLFGAVEPYDAGIVSGRSRRWSMRTGTGQSIVIDDDGRTLRLATDAGSFVELRPELTTVHAAGDLVLSAPGRAVVVRGRTVDFLHAPAAEDAETAAAQARTLASSAGGG; this is translated from the coding sequence GTGAGCCGGGCCGCCCTGGTCACAGTCGACGGCCGGCCGCTGGCCGACCCGGCCCGGCTGCGCGGCATCCGCGTCGCCGCCCGGCTGGACCGGCCCGCGCAGTGCGAGCTGACGCTCACCGCCGCCCCCGGTGCGGGCCCGCTCGACCCGCCGGTACGCCCCGGCGCCACAGTCGACGTGCGCCTCGACGGGCAGGCGGAGGCGCTGTTCACCGGCGAGGTGACAGCTGTCGAGCGGGAGTACGCGGGTGACGGCGCCGCGCTGGCCCGGATCCGGGCGTACGACCCGCTGCACCGGCTGCGCAAGCGGCAGGAGCTGCGGGTGTTCGAGTCGGTGACGGCCGCCGAGCTGGCCGCCGACCTGTGCGCCGGGCTGGGGTTGAGCGTGGCGGCCGAGGACGACGGGCCGCGCCTGGACCGGCTGCTCCAGCACCGGCACACCGACCTGGACCTGCTGTGCGAGGTGGCCGGCCGGGCCGGGCTGCACCTGGGCGTCGACGGGGACCGGTTGCGGCTGTTCACGCTGGACGGGTACGGGGAGCCGCTGCCGTTGACGCTCGGCGAGACGGTGCACGCGCTGCGGGTCACCGAGAACCTGGACCGGGCGGGCGCGGAGTGCGCCGTGCTCGGCTGGCATCCGCAGCGCGCCGAGCCGCTGAGCCAGCGGGCGGACGAGGCGCGCAGCGGGCGGCGCATCCCGCTGCGCCCGGACCCGGGCGACGTCGGCGCGGACGGCGTCCGCACGGCTGTCGACCAGCCGGGCCGCAGCGACGACGAGCTGGCCGCGCTGGCCCAGGCCGGGCTGGACACCCGGGTGGCGGCGCTGGTCACCGCCGAGGGCACCGCGGAGGGCGACCCGGCGCTGCGCCCCGGCCGGCGGATCGCCCTGGCCGGCGTCCCGGAGCCGCTGGCCGGGGTGTACGTGCTCACCGAGGTGGTGCACACGGTGGACGCGGACGGGCACCTGAGCCGGTTCTCCACCGCACCGCCCGGCCCGCCGCCGACGGCCACGCCCCCGGCGGCCACTGTCACGCTCGGCACCGTCACCGACGTCGACGACCCCGACGGGCTGGGCCGGGCCCGGGTGACGCTCCCGGCGTACGGCGATCTGGACGCCGGCTGGCTCGCCGTGCTCTGCCCGGGCGCGGGCCGGGGCAAGGGCATCGTCGCGCTGCCCGACCCGGACGACACCGTGCTGGTGGCGCTGCCCGGCGGCGAACCCGCGTCGGGCGTGGTGCTCGGTTCGCTGTTCGGCGCGGTCGAGCCGTACGACGCGGGGATCGTCTCCGGGCGCTCGCGGCGCTGGTCGATGCGGACCGGCACCGGGCAGTCCATCGTGATCGACGACGACGGGCGGACGCTGCGCCTGGCCACCGACGCGGGCAGCTTCGTCGAGCTGCGTCCCGAGCTGACCACCGTGCACGCCGCCGGTGACCTGGTGCTCTCCGCGCCCGGCCGGGCCGTCGTGGTGCGCGGCCGCACCGTCGACTTCCTGCACGCCCCGGCGGCCGAGGACGCCGAGACCGCCGCCGCCCAGGCCCGTACCCTCGCCAGTTCCGCCGGAGGTGGCTGA